Proteins found in one Paenibacillus borealis genomic segment:
- a CDS encoding ABC transporter permease, with the protein MNSYLLKRVMVLFPVLIGMTIIVFSIIHAIPGDPAETILGQKATEQSKQALREQLGLDKPWLQQYFNYMGDLVQGDLGTSIRTKTPIAKEIMPYLAATLELTAASMLFATIVGVNAGILSAWRQNSWFDYTAMIIALIGVSMPIFWLGLMEQMLFALKLHWLPSIGRMDQRNPVESITNLYVIDTILAGDWRQLWTVIKHLILPSIALGTIPMAIIARMTRSSMLEVMNSDYIRTAKAKGLSQFLVVYKHALKNALIPVLTVVGLQTGALLGGAVLTETIFAWPGVGRYIFEAISSRDYPVIQTGILIIAFIFVFINLLVDLLYAVIDPRINYK; encoded by the coding sequence TTGAACTCCTACCTATTAAAACGTGTCATGGTTTTATTTCCTGTGCTGATCGGGATGACGATTATCGTCTTCTCCATTATTCACGCCATTCCGGGTGATCCGGCAGAAACCATTCTGGGCCAAAAAGCAACCGAGCAGTCCAAACAGGCGCTGCGCGAGCAGCTGGGTCTCGACAAACCATGGCTGCAGCAGTACTTCAACTATATGGGGGATTTGGTGCAGGGCGATCTGGGGACCTCAATCCGGACCAAAACACCGATTGCCAAAGAAATTATGCCTTATCTGGCGGCAACGCTGGAGCTTACGGCAGCGAGTATGCTGTTTGCTACCATTGTAGGAGTGAACGCCGGTATTCTAAGTGCCTGGCGGCAGAATTCCTGGTTTGATTATACCGCGATGATTATAGCGCTTATTGGCGTGTCCATGCCGATCTTCTGGCTGGGGCTGATGGAGCAGATGTTATTCGCGCTGAAGCTGCACTGGCTGCCCTCTATAGGCAGGATGGATCAGCGGAATCCCGTGGAGAGTATAACCAATCTATACGTGATCGACACGATACTGGCAGGAGACTGGCGCCAGCTGTGGACGGTCATTAAGCATTTGATCCTGCCAAGCATAGCGCTGGGTACCATTCCGATGGCAATTATTGCCCGGATGACCCGTTCGAGCATGCTGGAGGTCATGAACTCCGACTATATCCGTACGGCAAAGGCCAAAGGGTTGTCGCAATTCCTTGTCGTATATAAGCATGCACTTAAGAATGCGCTGATTCCAGTGCTGACCGTAGTTGGTCTGCAGACAGGTGCGCTTCTCGGCGGTGCAGTACTGACAGAGACAATCTTTGCCTGGCCGGGCGTGGGAAGATATATATTTGAGGCGATCAGCTCACGCGACTATCCGGTCATCCAGACCGGCATTCTGATCATTGCTTTTATCTTCGTATTCATTAATCTGCTGGTGGATCTGCTCTATGCCGTCATTGATCCGCGAATCAACTACAAGTGA
- a CDS encoding ABC transporter substrate-binding protein, with the protein MKKWSSLALAVTLGAVLTLSGCGGNNNNASTEATAGTNAAATTAPESSPETSANTQDTLILGRGGDSASLDPAIVTDGESLKIAHQVFDSLLEYKPGTSEVQASLADSWEVSADGLTYTFKLHPGVKFHDGTDFNAEAVVFNFTRWSDPASEFKFEGDSFDYYDSMFGPDGSRVIKEVKAVDATTVEFTLNQPQAPFLQNIAMTSFGIASPAAIQEKKENFKNEPVGTGPFVFTEWKHNDSITLDKNPNYWKEGLPKLNKVIVRSIPDNSARFNALQNGEIDLMEDLSPDDLSTLEGNTELQKIERPPFNVAYLGFNFKKKPFDNVKVRQALNYAVNKQAIIDAFFSGQATAAVNPMPPSLWGYNDAVQDYAYDLDKAKALLAEAGYPDGLPDTVTLYAMPVSRPYMPDGKKVAEAIQADWEKIGVKTVIESPEWATYLDDTKAGEKDDIYMLGWTGDNGDPDNFLYTLLDKDAIPGNNRSFYVNEDLHTILINAQKETDQTKRSDLYKQAQEIIKADAPWIPLVHTTPLLAAKANLKGFVPGPTGTEYYSEIYFE; encoded by the coding sequence GTCTTGCACTGGCAGTAACGCTGGGGGCGGTATTAACATTAAGCGGCTGCGGGGGGAACAATAACAACGCAAGCACAGAAGCGACTGCAGGCACGAACGCAGCGGCGACCACCGCACCGGAGAGCTCACCTGAAACATCGGCTAACACGCAGGATACACTGATCCTCGGACGAGGCGGCGATTCCGCATCACTGGATCCGGCCATTGTAACAGACGGCGAATCCCTGAAGATTGCCCATCAGGTCTTTGATTCCCTGCTGGAATACAAACCGGGTACCTCTGAAGTACAGGCTTCACTTGCTGACAGCTGGGAAGTTTCAGCTGACGGTCTGACTTATACCTTCAAGCTGCACCCTGGCGTGAAGTTCCATGACGGAACAGATTTCAACGCTGAAGCTGTAGTGTTCAACTTCACACGCTGGAGTGACCCGGCAAGTGAGTTCAAGTTCGAAGGCGATTCCTTTGATTACTATGATTCGATGTTCGGTCCGGACGGCAGCCGTGTAATCAAAGAAGTTAAGGCTGTGGACGCAACTACTGTTGAGTTTACACTCAATCAGCCGCAGGCACCGTTCCTGCAGAATATCGCTATGACCTCCTTCGGGATTGCCAGCCCTGCTGCCATCCAGGAGAAGAAAGAAAACTTCAAGAACGAGCCGGTAGGCACAGGGCCTTTCGTGTTCACGGAGTGGAAGCATAATGATTCCATTACACTGGACAAGAACCCTAACTACTGGAAAGAAGGCCTTCCGAAGCTGAACAAAGTCATCGTCCGCTCGATTCCGGACAACTCGGCACGCTTTAATGCCCTGCAGAACGGCGAGATCGATCTGATGGAGGATTTGAGCCCGGATGACCTGTCTACACTTGAAGGCAACACTGAGCTGCAGAAGATTGAACGTCCGCCGTTCAATGTCGCATACCTCGGCTTCAACTTTAAGAAGAAACCTTTTGATAATGTGAAAGTAAGACAGGCCCTTAACTATGCGGTGAATAAACAAGCTATTATTGATGCATTCTTCTCGGGCCAGGCTACTGCCGCTGTTAACCCGATGCCGCCATCACTGTGGGGCTATAACGATGCTGTGCAGGATTATGCATACGATCTGGACAAAGCGAAGGCGCTGCTTGCGGAAGCTGGCTACCCTGACGGTCTGCCGGACACAGTAACTCTGTACGCTATGCCGGTATCCCGTCCTTACATGCCTGACGGCAAAAAGGTTGCTGAAGCGATTCAGGCAGACTGGGAGAAAATCGGCGTGAAGACGGTTATTGAATCCCCGGAATGGGCGACTTATCTGGATGATACCAAAGCCGGTGAAAAAGATGATATCTACATGCTCGGCTGGACCGGCGACAATGGTGACCCGGACAACTTCCTCTATACCCTGCTCGATAAGGATGCTATCCCTGGTAACAACCGTTCCTTCTATGTGAATGAAGATCTGCACACGATCCTGATCAATGCACAGAAGGAAACGGATCAGACGAAACGTTCTGACCTGTACAAACAGGCTCAGGAAATCATCAAAGCGGATGCACCGTGGATTCCGCTGGTGCACACTACACCACTGCTGGCAGCGAAAGCCAATCTGAAAGGATTCGTTCCAGGCCCTACAGGTACGGAATATTACAGCGAAATTTACTTCGAATAG